A region of the Stieleria neptunia genome:
TTGCGAGCGCCATGGTTGCATTAGTAGCGACTAATGCGTTTGCAGACGAATCAACAACCGTTACGGTCAAATCCCTAACGGGAGTTTGGCATCACCCATTCCCTGGTGTTGGCCATTGGGAGACTTTGAGCTTTCGCAAAGACGGCACCTTCGAGAGAGTCATTCGTCACCGCATGGGTGCATCACGGATCGCTGGTTCGTTCACGGTCGAGAGCGATGGCAAGGTGATACTTGAGATCAGAGAACGTGGACCGGTTGATGGCGTAGCCTCAGTCGCTAGACCAACGGACAAACGTAGTCGAATTCGGGCACACATCGTCGTCAAGAACGGCAACGACATGATGCTTACAAACCGCGATCTCTCGATTCCGCAATATGGGATCGATAGCTACTACATTTACTCACGTGACTATTTACGCGAGGACGAATTCAATCGCCGTCGAAAAGCCAACATTGAGAAGATGCTCAAAATGCTCGATGACGATGCGAATGCCGATAGTGAGCCGACGATCTCACCGCAAACGAGCAAATAACCATGCCATCCACCGAAGGACGGCATGACGCGTTTGCAAATGGAAACCACATTGGCCGTCCTCGGTGATGGCGACGTTCACGCTGACAACCGGCGCCTGACGGCAGCGGCCACTTCTTCTATTGTGTCTTCTCGCGTTCTTTTGTGGCAATTGATTCGCCGTCGTTGGATCGTGACCCGAAGGTCGCCCACCGGAATTCGTCGAACCTCTGTTTCCTAAGATTCGCATTTGATGTCACGGTTCGATAGGTGCGCGGTCGACTCGGCTGATGAAGACAAGCCAATGCCTGTCGATTCGAGTAGGAGTACGAGTACCGCGTTGCTGAGTACGAGGACGGCTTTCAGGCCCGGAGGGCCGGTAGAGTGTCTGCCGGTGGCGTCAGCCACCGGGGGAGGATTCAAAGGAATGCTCAAGGCCCAGCGGGCCGACACAATGCCCGCGTTTGGAGTGGACCGGGAAACCCATTGTGCCGGCCTTCCAGGCCTCAGCAAATTCGTACTTTCGATACCGGTGGCTGACACCACCGGCAAGCATTGTGCCAGCCCTCCGGGCTTCATCCCGAATCCAAAAAGAAATCGGTACAGCAAGGGGAGTGAAATTTCCCTCGGCGCTTCCGATGGAGTACATTGGCACAGAGCGACGATGGCTCAAGCCGTCGTCGAGGCCGGACGCGTGAACTAAGTGGGGCACCTCAGTCGGCGAGTGGAGTTTGTTTTTGAGTTCTGGTCCATCGCGCCGACGCGGTGACCACAGCCGTTCTGCCAAGAAGATGAAGACCTACGAAGTTGATTCCACCTATCGTCAAATCTATGTCGCAGATCAGGTTCTCGAACCGGAGACGCCCGAGGACTGGACTGACACCCATGTCCAACAGAGGCACAACACGCATGACCACATTACGGCTTTGTGTCCCGCCGGGGACATTGTCGCTCGTGTCATAAGCTACGGCCCACGCGAAGCGGTGAGTGAACCCGATGACAATGCTGATTTTGACATTGTGACCGCGATTGACGTTCCATCTGGGCAGATCGGTGTTTTCGGTTGGCCCTGGGAACTTCAGGATTCGTATACGATTAACCCTGGCATAGCAAGGATTCGATTTCGTGGCTTTCGGACGGCCGATACAGACGACGAAAGGGACTACTACGTCATTGAGATCGAAGAGGCAGAACCAAACGATGCAACCGAGCGGCGAAGTCGGGCGTTTTGAAATCGTTGATCTACCGTCGCCGCCAGCTGATCGTAAACGTTCACGCTGCTAACCGGCGCCTGACGACAGCGCCCACTTCTTCTTTTGCGTCTTCTCGCGTTCTTTTGTGGCAATTGATTTGCTGTCGTTTGATCGTGACCCGAAGGACGTCCACCGGATGTCATCGAACCTCCGTTTCCTGAGATTCGCATTTGATGTCACGGTTCGATAGGTGCGCGTTCGACTCGGCCGGCGAAGGCAAACCGACGCCTGTCGATCGAGTACGAGCACGAGTACCGCAATGCTGAGTACGAGTACGATCCAAGACAAACCGACGCCTGAAGTGCCGACCGCTGATTGGGTGACTCGATTTCCCACGGCGATTCCGATCGAGTACATTGGCCGTCAGCGGCGATGGCTCATGCCGTCGTCGTGGCCGGACGCGTGAACCATTTGGTGCACTGCAGTCGGCGAGTCGAGTTTGTTTTTGAAATCAGGTCGACCGCGCCGACGCGGTGACCGCCGCCGTTCGTCGTATGTAGCGATGCCCCGCTCGAGAAATAGACCCGGTGTCCGTTTCGGCATTCGTAGACTTCTGATCGTCTCCGCCATTTGCGCGATGATCTTTGCTGTGATTGCTTTTTCTTTCCGGACCGTTAACGCCGTGCTGACCAACTTGCAAGAGGCCTACGCGGTGGACTGGACCTCCGAGTTCGTGATTCGCCACTTGCGGTCAACTGGGAATATCTGGCCATCTGACTGGAGCGATCTGGAGGATGAATTTGAGTCTGAAGCGGGGCACGGAGATCAATTCACCTTCGAGGAACTACAGGAACTCGTGAATATCCGGTGGGGCACGAGGCCCGCTACAATTGCTAGCTGCGACCCGCCGATGAAGGTCATCACTTTGGCGAGTGGTTCGGAGAGCCACTTCGTTGGCAGTGAGCCGAATGAACGCATCCGGAACTACTTGGCCGATGCTTTGTCGACCACGTCCGATTCGCCCAAATAAACGACGACGAACCATGGGATGCAACGGAGCGGCGGTGGTGTGGTTTTTCGTGAGATCAATGTCAACTCCCGCTGCCGGCTGATCGTGAACGTTTTCCGTGAATGCCGCCTCCGACTCAGCGTTATAAGCAAACGAGTATCGTGGAACACATTCATGACCCGTATCGACCGCCGCAATCAGAGCCCGCTTCCATCGTTCCGGTAGGTGATTGTGGGATTTGGAAATGTTGCCCCGTATGCGATTCTTCTTTACGACTAATTGATCGAATGAGACCCGTGCCGCGATGCCGAGTATGCAAGCGACGGCTTCGTATGGTTTCTTCTCGCTTAGCAAGATGGTGCAGTACAGCAGTGTTCGCGTTTGCCGCGGCGCTGATATGGTTCCGCATCACTGATGAATTTGTGCAGGTAGTCTGGTTCGCACTTCTCTGCTCGATCGTCGGAATCGGCGACACGGCTTGGTCAACGCTGTTCGGAAATCCCACGCTTAAGACACGGTTTGGCCATGATCCAGCCGCGACGCTGATCAACGAACGCCACGATTTCTTTGCCGAACGACAGGCCGACGGAGATCCATGAATTGCACGTGACGCCGGGAGTCGTGCACCCTTGTGAGAGATTGCGTCGGCATCCAGGCCAACACCCTCAACGGGAAGAGGATTGGGGGCATTTATGATGATCCGCGGGCGATGCATCGGTTGGAGATGGAGGTAGGAAAATTTTGGGTAGGAAAAGAGAGTCGGGTGTTTGCCGGGTGTGTCGTTTTTCGGGCATCCGTTTTCCTACCCGAAATTTTCCTACCTTCCTGCTGCGTTCTGTGGGTTGGAAAAACGACTTGCCCCCAGTGATCGCTCCCGATTTGTTGGTGGGTCTCTGGGATTCCGAGCAGCAAGCCAAGACGCTCGCCGAAATACTGGGATTTGCTGCGACCCCGTCCGGGGTCGTGGGGAGGATCAGGGAGCGTGTTCCGGAGGTGGCGCTGCGCTGACCTCCGGCTAATCGCTGAAATCCCTTCGGGATACCGTGGACGCTGCGTCGGTGGCATCGCGATGGGTGAAGGTTTTTTGCACCTGGTACGCCTGGTCGTGCGAAAAGTGAACAAGAAAGTGCAAAGGAACCGGAGTCCGAACCGGACGGTTCTCCCGCCACCCAGTTCGAGTTCGCCTGGACCTGAGAAGCTGGCACTGTCTGGCAGGATTCGTTTTAATCAGGTCCTGTGACCGGCCCACTGAAGAGCGACAAAGTTCTGGCGCACGATCGATCCCCGTTCCTCCGCGTGCGCGGATAGATCACAATTCGTTCTGCTATTGAATCCGAATCAATCACCACCTTTCGCTGAGCAATTGATCTCGATGGACCACCAGGAATTGGAAACGGTAGTGGGGTACGCTGTCTTCGATACGTTTGAGGAATGCTACGAGTACAATGAAAACGCATGCATGATCGCCAATTCGCAAGAGAACGCTCTTGCGGTTATGCAGCGTAGCTTTAGTGCCGCCGAAGACTGTCGGATTGACGCGATTACTTTCCGTGACATCATGTCTGACTTCGGCGGCTCGTGCGGCGAGTACGCGATGGAACGCCACGTCTACCGCACGTTCAAGCGAATCGCTGAATTGAACAACGTGACTTTCACATCCGAAGCGTACGAAGGTCTCGAGACGCTATTGGTGGTTGAAGTTGACGGCGTGAAAAGACGCGACGACTGAGGGCGAACAAACACTGCAAGTTGTAACTTGAAACATGCGCAAAGCCGCGACCGTCATTTTCGTCATCGCACTGCTTGCTTGGCTCGCCTACCACGCCACTGGTTCCCGATTTGGCGGTGACGCGACAACTCCGAGTGACATCCCGATTGTTGGAGAGAACCTGTCCGAACTGGAGTTTATCGAACCCGCCAACTTCCGCGGCTACGAACATCCACATGGTGGCGGCACATTTACTATTACTGGGACTGCAACCCAAGATTCCATCGTAAGATTCTGCGATAGCGCAGAGGTTTCGCTGTCCCAAGATGGAACGGAGATCGCCGAACGTGACGACATCCTTGCTTACTTGAAGGATCGCGAGGTCAAGCTGCCGGAATTCACTCCAGATCATTCGCCTGAGGTGTTGTTCGGATACGGTGGTCGGTTTCCCAAACTCTACGGCGTATACGACGCAGCTACCAACCGTTTCGTGATCTCACTACAATTCTATGGTTCAAAGTGAATCTCTCGCCCGAGTGCGGCGAACCATGCGATGAAACGGAGCCGAGCTTGCGAGGTTTCACGAATGGAAAATCGATTCTCCCAGACCGCATCTCGCCGCCGTTGAACGTAGTCGAATTGCTTGCCGCTTCGAAGTCCGAGGGTGTTTTTCTTTTACTAAGGACAGTCGGAAGAATAAGTGGGATAGGCTTCCAGCCTGTCATGGCGAAAACGACAGGCTGGAAGCCTATCCCACAATCAATCTCCGCCACTTATTCTTCCGACGGTCCTAAGAGACGAATCCGAACGCACGTCGCGCCGATCCTTGGGAGTCGAGCGCCATTGGATGTCTGAAGTGCACCAACGAGACGAAAACGTGGTCTGCACCGCGACGCTGATGAACTGCGTGCAAGTGATTGGTGAAGCGGACGGTGTTCGGAGGGCCAGGTCGTTCGGCGTGACCAAGAGCCGTGTCGTGCACCCTTGTGAGAGATTGCGTCGGCATCCAGGCCAACACCCTCAACGGGAAGAGGATTGGGGGCATTCATGATGATCCGCGGGCGATGCATCGGTTGGAGATGGAGGTAGGAAAATTTTGGGTAGGAAAAGAGAGCCGGGTGTTTGTCGGGTGTGGCGTTTTTCGGGCATCCGTTTTCCTACCCGAAATTTTCCTGCCTTCCTGCTGCGTTCTGTGGGTTGGAAAAACGGCTTGCCCCCAGTGATCACTCCCGATTTGTTGGTGGGGCTCTGGGATTCCGAGCAGCAAGCCAAGACGCTCGCCGGGATACTGGGACTTGCTGCGACGCCGTCCGGGGTCGAGGGGAGGATCAGGGAGCGTGTTCCGGAGGTGGCGCTGCGCTGACCTCCGGCTACTTGGTGTGATCCCTCCGGGATATCGTGGACGCTGCGTCGGTGGCATCGCGATGGGTGAAGGTTTTTCACACTTGGTACGACTGGTCGTGCGAAAAGTGAACAAGAAAGTGCAAAGGAACCGGAGTCCGAACCGGACCGTCCTCCCGCCAACAAGTTCGAGTTCGCCTGGGCCAGAGAAGCTGGCACCGTCTGGCAGGATCCGTTCTAATCAGGTCCTGTGACCGGCCCACCTGAGGCCCGACAAAGTTCTGGCTTTCGATCTATTCCCGTTCCTCCGAGACATCGAACCGCTGAATGAAAGGCAGGCGAGTGTTGCGGCCTTTCGGCCGTCCGATCTCCACGCCCCATTCAGGGAGATCACCGGTACCGCTCTGCGTGAACGCCTCCGGACGATAGGCTCCCCCGGCCCAAGGACCGTTCGTCACGTTGTGCGTCTTTGAGAACTCGATTCCGTCCTCCGCATAGAGAATCGAATTGGTGATCGCTTTCGGCCCCGTCGTGCCGATCATCGCGGCGACGCCCGTGCCTTGCGGCCAGACCAACACTTCATGATTACCGGGAATCACCGGATTCGCCTCGTGCCTCACGTAAGGCCCCTGCGGATGGTCGGCGATCGCCAAGCCCATTTGCGTTTGCCCGGGACCTTTTCCCAACTGGCGGCCCTTGTAGTAGAACCAGTACTTGCCTTCCCGAACAATCAGGCAGGCATCATCCACAAGATGGCTGTCGAAATCCGCCGGGTTGTCGCTGTTTTTCAAAGCCGGATTGGTGGCCAGACGCTGCCAGGGGCCAGCGGGTGAATCGGAAACCGCGATCCCGATTTTCGAATCGGGATTGAAGCCCTTGCCGTACTCTCTGGACGTGCCCGTGTAGAACAGCCAGTAGCGTCCTTCGGCAACCAGAATGTTGGGCGTGAAGACACTTGCCCCTTCCCAACTACCGGGCTCGCCTTTTGCCAACGCCATGCCTTTCTCGGTCCACTTGCGACCATCCGATGAAGTCGCATACCAGACCGTCGCATCGTATCCCGGAGAGATCTTTCCCTTCGAATACCAGACGTAATACAAGTCGTCGACTTTGATGATGTCGCTGGGATCGCGACGCATGACGCCTGGTTCGGCACCGATGCCTTCAATCGCCGAATGCGTGACGGTGACGGTTCGAGTGGCTGGTTCGTCGGCGTGGGTGGCAACCGCCATCACGACAGTTGCCGCGACGTAGAAGAATGTTTTCATGTTGTGCTCCGTTGTGTTTAATATCGATAATCGGCGCCGTCGCGGCTGAGTCGGCATTCGTGGTCGGTTCGTCGGCGCCCACTGGCAATGCGGTCAACATGCACAGACAGAAGGCGAGTGGCAGATGATGGATCATGATCTCTCCTGCGGGTCGACCAAGTTGATTTTCCGTTGATCCGAACCGGTGACGCGGACGTCGCCGAGTTCTGCGACGGCCTCCTTGGCCCGCGTTTGAAGCCGTTGCATGACCTCGGGGTGTGCGTCGGCGAGGTTGCGTTTTTCGCCGAGGTCGTCCTTCAAATGGAAGAGCTTCGGTTCATCCAGGGACACGAAGCCTTTCGTCTTGTCCGGCTTCTTGGACCAGAACGGCTGATCGTTGGGCGTCCGTGGCAGATGCAGTTTCCAGTCGCCCTCGCGTACCGCCTGCAGGTTCGTGCCGTTGTAGTAGTAAAGTACCTTGTGGGGCGTTTCGGTCACCTTGCCTTGAAGAATAGGCAGAATCTGTTTCCCGTCGATCTTGCGATCACCCGGCGGCTCCACTCCGGCGAGTTCGCAGAACAGGGGCAACAGGTCCATGCTGGTCAGCGTGACGTCGGACACTTGTTGGGGCGGAATCTTGCCAGGCCAGCGAAAGATGCCGGGTACGCGATGTCCGCCTTCCATCGTGCAGTACTTGCCACCGTTCAAGCCACCCGTGGACCCGAATCGAGTCGGACCGTTGTCCGAGGTAAAGACCACCAGCGTGTTGTCATCGAGGCCGGCGTCGCGGATCGCATTCATGATTCGCCCGGTACTGTGATCAAGCTCTTTGACAAAATCCCCGTACTTGCCTTTCTGTGACGTGCCGACGAAGTCTTTGCTAGGCAACAGCGGGGAATGCACGATGTGATGTGAAACGTAGATGAAAAACGGATCGTCTTTCTGCCGCTTGATAAATTTGACCACTTCATCGGTATATCGTCGTGTCAGTTCCTGACACCGAACGTTTTTTTGTTCGACTTTCTTGCCGCGATACAGCGTGTTGTAGTTTGGACCGCGGTTCTTGGAGTAATTGCTGGGGATGCCAAGGTGTTCGTCGAATCCGGCGTCGATCGGATGGGAGCCCTCGACGTCCATGCCCAAGTGCCACTTGCCCACCATCAGCGAACGATAGCCGGCGGGCCCAAGCAATTCGGGAATCGTGATCTCATCGGGGGCGAATCCGTAGTCCTTGTACTTAGAACCCGGCGTCTCCGTTCGGGCGACTGGCATGCCGCATCGCATCGGGTAGCGTCCGGTCAACAGCGAGGCCCGCGAAGGGCTGCAGACATTGGCGGGAACGAAGAAATCTGTGCTGCGAAATCCCTCGGCGGCCAGCGCGTCCAGGTGCGGAGTTTTGACACCCGTCGGGCTGTAACAACTGATGTCGCCGTACCCGAGATCGTCGGCGAAGATGACGACGAAGTTTGGCGGGCGCTGCGCCGCGCTGGCCAAACAGCATCCCAACAGCAACATGGCGACGGGGCAAAACAATCGGGGCAGGAAGGCCGCGGGCCGAAATTTCCCCGTCTCCATCGTCCTGCCAAATCCAAGGTTCAAATACATGTGTTGCGACTCATTGTGAAAGGGGTGTCGGATGTTCGACGAATGCGGCGGGCCGGCTGTTTTCGGCGATGTCTTGGGCGAACGCCTTCAACTGCTGCACCAGCTTCTGCGCGACTTCCGGATTCGCCTCGATCACATTCTTCTTCTCGCCGATGTCGTTCTCCAGGTCGTAGAGCTGCGTGGGTTTCCCTTTGTTGGTATGCAGTTTCCACTTCCCGGACCTGACCGCCCGTAGCTGGTTTCCGCCATGGTAAAAGAACGCTTCGTGCGGCGTCGGGGCTTCACCGATCAGCGTCGGCCAGATGTCCTTGCCATCGATGACGCGATCGGTGGGAATCGCCGCGCCCGCCAGCTTTGCGAACGTCGGCAGCAAATCCATGGTGGTCATGAGTTCG
Encoded here:
- a CDS encoding family 43 glycosylhydrolase produces the protein MKTFFYVAATVVMAVATHADEPATRTVTVTHSAIEGIGAEPGVMRRDPSDIIKVDDLYYVWYSKGKISPGYDATVWYATSSDGRKWTEKGMALAKGEPGSWEGASVFTPNILVAEGRYWLFYTGTSREYGKGFNPDSKIGIAVSDSPAGPWQRLATNPALKNSDNPADFDSHLVDDACLIVREGKYWFYYKGRQLGKGPGQTQMGLAIADHPQGPYVRHEANPVIPGNHEVLVWPQGTGVAAMIGTTGPKAITNSILYAEDGIEFSKTHNVTNGPWAGGAYRPEAFTQSGTGDLPEWGVEIGRPKGRNTRLPFIQRFDVSEERE
- a CDS encoding sulfatase family protein; its protein translation is MLLLGCCLASAAQRPPNFVVIFADDLGYGDISCYSPTGVKTPHLDALAAEGFRSTDFFVPANVCSPSRASLLTGRYPMRCGMPVARTETPGSKYKDYGFAPDEITIPELLGPAGYRSLMVGKWHLGMDVEGSHPIDAGFDEHLGIPSNYSKNRGPNYNTLYRGKKVEQKNVRCQELTRRYTDEVVKFIKRQKDDPFFIYVSHHIVHSPLLPSKDFVGTSQKGKYGDFVKELDHSTGRIMNAIRDAGLDDNTLVVFTSDNGPTRFGSTGGLNGGKYCTMEGGHRVPGIFRWPGKIPPQQVSDVTLTSMDLLPLFCELAGVEPPGDRKIDGKQILPILQGKVTETPHKVLYYYNGTNLQAVREGDWKLHLPRTPNDQPFWSKKPDKTKGFVSLDEPKLFHLKDDLGEKRNLADAHPEVMQRLQTRAKEAVAELGDVRVTGSDQRKINLVDPQERS